The following are from one region of the Ananas comosus cultivar F153 linkage group 20, ASM154086v1, whole genome shotgun sequence genome:
- the LOC109725971 gene encoding uncharacterized protein At4g06744-like, which yields MAFHLVCFFLQLLLLTTFLNFSFGRHFNVTSSRKAIEIGIGIGIGGGGGGGGGGSPSPPGSGCPCTPPPPPPCTPNGPITQACFPNVLLYNAYLVIQRFRGTITSDPQGITNTWAGTDICSKTSYLGFFCETPPNRVNTPTVASVDFNGYRLGAPTVCGFVDQLPDLALFHANSNNFGGTVPDLSGLRFFYELDVSNNKLTGAFPADVLCLNNATFLDLRFNGYVGAVPPQVFVLSMLQVLFLNNNNFTGQLPADLGLTPAQYLTLANNKFTGPIPSSIGQAANTLLEVLFLNNLLSGCLPYEIGLLKKATVFDAGTNLLTGPIPLSFGCLKKIEQLNLADNKLYGEVPDVLCRLGSPGVGNLMNLSLSDNYFTSLGPSCWALLKKGMLDVRKNCIPGVPDQRLPEECKLFLWQKKYCPLNTYVPCQSPWPEGADQLNSKGTAAAPETMPVADGGRDRSRASGYTTYSALHQNPKP from the exons ATGGCTTTCCATCTCGTTTGTTTCTTCCTGCAACTGCTTCTTCTGACGACATTTCTGAATTTCAGCTTTGGACGTCATTTCAACGTCACGAGTAGCCGCAAGGCGATCGAAATCGGAATAGGAATCGGAAttggcgggggcgggggcggcggcgggggaggcaGCCCGTCCCCTCCCGGATCGGGCTGTCCCTGTACCCCTCCCCCGCCTCCCCCCTGCACTCCCAACGGGCCGATAACACAGGCCTGCTTTCCGAACGTTCTGCTGTACAACGCCTACCTCGTAATCCAGCGATTCAGGGGAACCATCACCTCCGACCCACAGGGCATCACCAATACGTGGGCGGGCACCGACATCTGCAGTAAGACTTCCTATCTCGGATTCTTCTGCGAGACGCCGCCGAACCGCGTAAACACGCCGACGGTCGCCTCCGTCGACTTCAACGGATACCGGCTCGGCGCCCCCACCGTCTGCGGATTCGTCGACCAGTTGCCCGACCTCGCGCTCTTCCACGCCAACTCCAACAACTTCGGGGGCACGGTGCCCGACCTCAGCGGCCTGCGATTCTTCTACGAGCTCGACGTCAGCAACAACAAGCTCACTGGCGCCTTCCCCGCCGACGTCCTCTGCCTCAACAACGCCACCTTCCTCGACCTCCGCTTCAACGGTTACGTCGGCGCCGTCCCCCCGCAGGTCTTCGTGCTCAGCATGTTACAG GTCCTTTTCCTGAACAACAACAACTTCACGGGGCAGCTCCCCGCGGACCTCGGCCTCACCCCGGCGCAGTACCTCACTCTCGCCAACAACAAGTTCACTGGGCCGATTCCCAGTTCGATCGGCCAGGCGGCCAACACGCTCCTTGAAGTGCTCTTCCTAAACAACCTGCTCTCTGGCTGCCTCCCCTACGAGATCGGCCTCCTGAAGAAGGCGACGGTGTTCGACGCGGGGACGAACCTGCTGACCGGCCCGATCCCGCTCTCCTTCGGGTGCCTAAAGAAGATCGAGCAGCTCAACCTGGCGGACAACAAGCTCTACGGCGAGGTGCCTGACGTGCTGTGCAGACTGGGGAGCCCCGGGGTTGGCAACCTGATGAACTTATCGCTGTCTGACAACTACTTTACGTCGTTGGGGCCCAGCTGCTGGGCTTTGTTAAAGAAAGGGATGCTGGACGTGCGCAAGAATTGTATTCCGGGAGTTCCGGACCAGAGGTTGCCGGAGGAGTGCAAGTTGTTCCTATGGCAGAAAAAGTACTGTCCGCTGAACACGTACGTACCCTGTCAGTCCCCGTGGCCGGAGGGTGCGGATCAGCTCAATTCCAaggggacggcggcggcgccggagacAATGCCGGTGGCGGACGGGGGCCGCGATCGGAGCCGGGCGTCGGGGTACACTACTTACTCTGCGCTGCACCAGAATCCAAAGCCATGA